tgaaaaggaacttgctgaaaagaaaaagaaaggccatgataaagactttagcaaaccaacaaattaaccatcaagtaacatgaaagaagttttatttgctcttaaatctgttcttgttgatcatgatgaaccatgttatgctctaacttgtacatcgcctatatatccacttggtcctactcctagtgctatgcctcttgttggtactaaccttttgcaggagaaggaggatgaattcccaatagggaagccaccatggcagccgcctttgcgaaggatgggcgccaagatgaacgtcttcttccggaatcatcgttgttgtcatccaatggaggagatgatctacttcagtcgaggacgacttcaatttaagaaagggaggatgatgaggacattactacttcatcgcatacaagccaagtagaggagaaggtccagcatgggcgtccaattcatctttttcatggtggaagcccagtccaactcaagttcgagtccggttcgggctccaggaccagtctgccttaaactggtcacccaggacgcatccagactccattttcgacgatccatatatggttagaaagctaatttgataaggaatccaatacaagtggtttcatgtcaaaagacctttggaatcaatgggaatcgttgaaacaagtcagcatctagaatctaccagggtgctgcgacaccgtcttttggtccgttggaccgtgtatcgtgtttgggcccattagggggtgcgtccaggggggtgacgcccaagactctataaatagcagccgtcgctcttcttagggtttgggttttatttagttcttgattttctcatgaaacagacattgttttgctgcaagTGTCGCCGCCAAGgacgcttgctgtgaaccagggccccagttcttgatcttattcacgggtggcgattagtccttttgaataaatacttgaactccttcttaattttataagcctcatatttatttgcaattttagattgcgttcatcctgttcttgcttgtgttctcgattcgcttgcaggaaagccttctcggcgaggtcaatcgcgttcgcgtggttgataaccaacggagcagtggtgtaatggttgcgagggtccaaatcaatcttgcttcgaagcctagatcatgaacgtcgagtctccaccaattgacgctatcataccttttggaagatcaggcctagtctacatcacgtgacgcctaagaggggggtgaattaggcaacttaaaattccaattataaactatggcctctttttctaaccttagcaaaacctatgcaaaagataaactaagTGTGCAACtgcggttttgctagtgtgttgctatctctaccgcaaaaggagttatgtaaacaatgtaaatgtagaagctaaagagtaaggtagagatatgcaaactcacactaatgacttcggtatttttaccgaggtatcgagaagcgcgcaagcttccccctagtcctcattggagcccctcgcaaggaatccctcacaaggaccaagctcctggtcgggtaactttgTGGATAGCTCTGGGCCTtctccacacgcaagtgggtctccggtgcgccttccggcaagcctctcccggaccgctccccgtcgtcttcactatcaagcttctggccaaaccaccgcaagccttgttcccttcgatacacgatggcggccacaccacaaacgcagttggtgtgatctcgcaagtcTACAATCCCCTCTGATGTACAaaaatggtgcgtgcaagcaccgaatgataagaggtatgcaaacctcactaaacactaggcctcaaactagagcaagcgcataagcggtggtctaatcaacctaagcacttcgcaaagcacctacgctaatcacctaatgaatcactaagcactatgcaagtggagatcactaaaatggtgtatcaacacccttgatatgttttttcagctccactctactcaaatggccggttggggggtctatttataagccccactaagaaagtagacgttggagacgaaatcccgctttttctGCTATTGACGGGATGCTGCTGTCGTCCTAACCAGATGCGACCGGTCGTCCCAACTATTAGAGCGCACAATCAACTCATCGGACGCTgatggcgtccggtcacatgccaccggacgcgtccgatcgcaacctcgccactctagaacctctctatactcgatcggacgctgcagttcctgcatccggtcgattagccgccagcgtccggtcagtgctgagtgtgttgtcgggATGATGAATAGTGTCATCAGTGTGTCCGGTTACTTTCagtccttagcgtccggtcgctgctgctgacgcctgctgttgccgagcctcttgatcggagtgtCTGGTCGCTAttagggctgcgtccggtcacctctgtgaaggtcgtttctttgcgatcttgcgtccgaTTTGGTTTCtgtcttcgtgcttagactttgcttgatatcttgggtctcctcttatgcttctagggtcttgcttaaggtgttgatcatgggattatcacatcgccttcgtccaagtcacgtcttgcaccctattgaactacaaaacaagcacttgcaaattcattagtctaatttggttgtgttggtcatcaaacaccaaaatcatgACTTGTGTACCCACTTATTGTGTTGGATTTGCGACACCTGGTGGGGTTaggtgtgtgatgcctattagctcgTGATCCTCCAAGAAAGTGTGTcgtcacaacagggactagcgtgccagcaagcacgtgaacttcAGGATAAATCTCCATGTGAacttgtgattgatcaattggaTTTCATCCCATGATTGTCTTGGTGATTGGATTGACTACTAGCTTGTCGGTTGTGGTATAACCTTCCTCACTCCTTTGCATTTACTTTCATCTAGCTTagtacaagctctttagtgtagctagcttTGAGAGCTTGttgtttggttagtgaggctctttagttagtctttgagagctcactagcttAGCTAGTTGTTGTGTGCCATTGAACTATTAGGGCTAGAATTGTTGGCTAGGTGGCTTCTTTTGCAACCCCTCTTAGAGCTAGCGCAACATTCGATTCGCCGTCTTTTAGTCTAACTGGATTGTCTAGTGTTGTTGTTAGGGAAAAAAATTATTGgcggctattcacccctctctagccattaagacctttTGGGGGGTCCCTTCCTCTCCTTATAAagcctgggggtagggttacagtaGATCTGATCGGATAGCAGATGAGTTTTCTAGTTTGTTACATGGAAAGTACAAAAGATCATTCGATCATATCCTGGAGTACCGGAATATCAGCTATCTATGCTCGATAACTTGATGATCACATCTGCTGCTTCACCTAATGTACGTGGTCCTCATTCCTCATCGTCTTTGGCCCTACTCATAGGCTTAGGCCGGATATACGGGTGGTGAGGTACCCTAGGCCCACATATCTGATAGTAGCCCCTGTAGGACTAGGTGACGAGTCAGTTGATTGACTCCCATCCTCCAGGTAATAGGATTTCCTATGATCCTTGGGTGCCTGGGGCTCCTGATTAGCATTTCTTGGGTGCCAAGGTCTCGAGTCACTCGTCCGAAAGCATTCGAGTACCCTATTCTTCGCATGTCGTCTACTCCTTGTGTACCAAGGTCCTGTAGGTGGTCAACTGTTTCACATAATAGATTCCTCTTGGGTAGCGGAGTATTCAAGAGGTGGAATCTCCCATGTAGGAATTTTGGCTCCATGAGCACCTGAGCGTGTGCGCAGCCCTTGGTTCGCTAGTTATTGTGCGTCACCAAGTCCTGTCAAAGATAAGGATGGATGCGCTAGGGAATCTAAACCGCCTCGTATTCCCTGCTCCTTCTATTGCTCCTATGACTCGTGTGGACGACCGCGTGGTTCATGGATCTTGATTGTTAGCTTCCCTACCAATGTTTTCAGGCGAGGCTATTTAAAGCAGGTAGGGGGAGCCCTTCGAGCTCACTCCCCGCCTCCTCCCTCCCTTAGCATTAGACATAGCAGAAAGTGAGCTTTAGTTGTCTGAAGCTACTTCGTAACCATGGCGCCTGCTGTTCTCCTACGCTACTGGGAGAAGTCCTTCGATTAACTTCTACCCATGCCTGGTCATAGCCAAAGCCGCTGTCCATAGGTGTCAATGGAAGTTTCATGAAGATAGGGCATGATGTCGCCGTGGGGGCTGGACTGTGTATATATTTGTTGACTTGGTCGGTAGCCAGCACTGGGTGATCCTCTCTCGGCCAAGGGGAGTTGAAACCATCATGGAGGCGGACGGTAAAATAACCATTATCGTCAACCTTGTTGAGGAGGGTGGTGCCCGCTCGTGGCCACAGTATCTCCCCCGATTCATAGGAGGTGTTAGTGATAGCCTCGCGAGGATCCCTCCCGTCCTAGATCTCCTGGTCCATGTCTTGTGTCTTAACGAGAGCCAGGAGATGGTCCTCGCGTTCTTgaaaggtctttgttattgtacacctgtCGATATGTAACAGAGCTCATCAATAAAGAGTTTCTTGTGTGACTTTATTACCTTACATTCGCCTCGGCCGTTCAAGCCCTCCTTATCAAATCGAGTGCTTTTCGCATTTTTTAGGGTACCCAATCTGGCAGACTTTGAACATACTGGTTGCTTATCTGAGCTTTGGGAGGTATCCCTAACGTGGTTGGTTCGACTATAGGATGTGGATCAGGTTGTTCTTTGGGCTTCATTGCTCGTTTTGTCGAGTGACCCTAGTTTAGGTATCACCAAGGCAAATGATGAACGCTTTAGCAGCGGAGGCAGTAGCGCATGTCACTGAGTTATAATCGGGTAGAACGAGTGAATAaacccttacaatcaccacgagAAACCTAACCAGTCGGCTAGCCCTATTATGTATAATTCATGCTCTGCCCATGCAGATGATGATCGTTGAATAAATCTCAGAGCTACACATCATCTTGGTGACCATAGACCAAGTTGTATATCCTGTTGCAACACATAAATATGTTCCATAGTGTATAATAATGTCTATAAGCAGTAATGTTTTAAAAGTTTATTAGGTGGGTTTTAGTAAAAAAAGTCataaaaagaatgtaattctagtTTTGAATCCGAACAAACGCTTATTCATATTCAAAGCTAGATTTTTTTTTGAGATGGAAGGAgtaatatatttgtttttttagaaaagggaGTAATATATTTGTGACAAAGGAAGTACATGCTTTGGATCATTTCGTTACTTTGGATCCTATTACTGGGCTGAGGCCCTCTTTGGTTTGGCTTCCAACCTGCTGTAGCTTTTGTAGAAGTCAAGAAACTAACCAAAGGCCGTTAGTTGGCCCAATAGATTGTACAAAAGCTAGCTTTTGGGTAGTTCATTTTTCACAGCAGGGGGAGGGCTGCTTTCACCGGCTGTGGAGGATGGAAATTACCCGCACTGCCACAGGTTACAAAGAAAACGCTTCGATCTTTTCCTCTTCTTCCCGTCCGCGCGAGACGACTCGTCTGTCCACAGGTGGCGACGCCCAGGCAGAGCTAGGGTTTGGCGGCGGCCGGTCCTCTCCGTTGCCGTCCCCATCCTCTCCGGCGCCGCCCGGTCCTCTCCGGCGCCGTCCCCATCCTCTCCGGCGCCGTCCCCATCCTCATCGCCCTACTGGTCACCCCGGCGGGAGTCCCTGTCTCTGCCCCTTCTCGGTTGCAGGTCGAGGTCGGGCCTCGACGCCGACGACTTCCACCACCCACTCGACAAGCAGGTTAGCTTTCTTGGATTAACAAGCTCCTTTACTTCTATCCACGTATAGTGTTCGATTGCAGTCGCGGATGATAGATAAAGGTCCTGTCTTCTGAAAGAGAagccttttccttttttttcttgtttCATCACAGAACACTCTGCTGCTAAGAGCGCTTCCTAGGCTCAACGACATTGGCAAACCAAGTCTAAGCTCCATCGATCTACGCTTCCAGTGACCGGATCTACACAGAAGGTATCTCAATCTCTCATAAATGGTTTGATACATGTTATTTATTCTCAATCCCGGGAGAGCTGGACGGAGCAAGAGCACGATAAGTTCCTCGAGGCCCTGCAGCTGTAAGCAGACCGCAACCCCTCACTTGGGTTTCGTTTGTTTCGATGCGCGCTTTGCGTTTCACAGGTATGAAGCGCCGGGCTTTGTGGTGTATTCTGGCTAAAAGACTAGATGTTTTCTGTCTTTTTGATGCGTTAATTGTGTCGTTGtggatttttattttttaatgtcTTGGGATGATGCGCCGGGCTTTTTGATGCGTTAATTTTGGATGTTGGAATTTCAACTGATGAAGACTCTAGTGCAGTAGTGCTCTTTGCTCAACTGGTGGTGTCATTTGCCTGGGTAGGGCACACTAGATTCTCTAAGCCAGCAAAGCATGTGTTCTTGCAATTAGTCTGCGGACACAAGTTAAGCAGGATCCAAAAATCATGCATCTCATCTGTCCAATTGAAAAGGCGTGCATCTTTATCAGCATATACTTTGCGGATGGCCTTTCAGAATGCACTCTTACACACACGGGTTGTTAGCAGTATTCTGGCTTCTCTCATTCTCTGCTTCATAGTATTTTGATTGCAAGCATTAACTTGGTCCTGATTGGACACCTGAATTTATTGACGTCTTTGAGCATCATGATTTGTTGTCATGATGCCACTCTTGGTCCCAAACTCCCATAGCCTCATGTGCTCACACTATCGTTATCTCTGCACAACTTTCTTTTCGGTGCGTATGATCGCTGCCTTTTGCATATGATTGTGATGATAACGTGCCTTGTTGCCCCAAGAGCACACCATTTACTGTTCTTGAATCCATACACCTGGCCCAAAAAATTGTCAGTGAAATATAAGACCACATCTTGCATGTAATATTCGTGTGTCAACtatgtttcttttcttttcagcTTTCACCGTGACTGGAAGAAGATAGAGGCTTTTGTTGGCTCCAAGACCGTCATCCAGGTATTCCTATTGTAAATGGAACTATAAGCTGTTTAACTGTATAAGAAGCCTGTTAATCAACGACATTGGCAAACCAAGTCCAAGCTCCATCGATCTACGCTTCCAGATACATGTTATTTATTCTCAGTTCAGTGTACTGTGTATTTGATAGAAATAATGGCATGATATTATGGTAATTAGAATGTCTgaaaattttgttttgtttgattcaagAATGGGTGACAAGGCAGATTGGGGTGATTTCTTTTTGAAGCATTTGATTGATGTATGCAAAGGGGAGATAGAAGCTGGGAATAGGCCCCAGGGGCTTTGGACTAGCACTGGTTGGAAAAATATTGTAGCCAAGTTTGAAGCCAAAACTGGTGACAAGCGAACAAAGATACAATTGAAGAACAAATTAGATAACTTAAAAAAAGAATATGTTTGGTTCATGGAGTTAAAAAATTATGCCACCGGACTTGGATGGGATGCGGCTAAGGGAACTGTTGATTGCCCCCAGGATTGGTGGGATGAACACCTTGCTGTAAGCACTATTTCTATTGATATTTTGTCCATAGTATGATATGGTGTGTCGTGCTAAAATTTTTCATTCAATTTCAGAGGTGCAATAATCGTGAAAAAGGGCTTAAATGCAATCATGTGAGGTTCAGAAAACAAGGACCGAAGTACCTTGATGATCTTGATCTGATTTTCGGCAAGGTACATGTGACTGGGGCCACTGCAGCTTGTCCTGGTGATATATCTTCGGATGAGAGTGATGATTGCGTGGCCGAGGTGCCAAAACCTCCACCTAAAGATGATGTCAAGCTGGCTGATTTGAAGCAAAAAGGGAAAAAGAAACGCAAGAGCTCCTGTACTATTGCTGAAAGCAAAGAAGAAAAGAGTCCATTTTATCGAATGTACAAAAACACATGTTTGAAGATAGAAAGTGCAGCAGATAGGATCTCTAGTGCATCTGCCACCTCAGCTTCTCCCACTAATGTTGTCCCCACTATTGGAGAGGCTATGAAGATGGTCGAAGAGTGTGGGGTGGAAGAAGGAACTCCTCTAATGCACACTGCCACCATGCTGATCATGAAGCCTGAATTTAGAGAGGTCTTCAGCCATCTGAAAACAAATAAAGGAAGACTGGATGTCCTTGAGAGAGAGCATGAGAAGGAGATGAGGCGCTAGTGAACCAATTTTTATTTCTATTGTTGCTGTATGAACCATTAAGAATTTGTATTGTGAGCACTATTAGTTGTATGGCTACCTGAACCAATTTTAAATTGTACTCTGAGAACAATTTGCTTGTACTGAGAATAATTTGTACTAAAATTATTTGTATTGTGAGCTTATTATCCTTCTGTCAGATTAGTATCAATGTGCATGTATACATATATTTTTGTCCTTGTACTGTGAGCTTATTATCATTGTGTCAGATATATATCCTTGTACTGAGCTtaataaatgttaatattttttgTAGATGGATGAGAACCTGGAAGGTGTAGCCCAAGGACAGAAGAGATTGCTACTCCTAGCTGAGCTTTCCCAGCATGCTGCCATTATTGGTCAAATGGGTGCACAATACACTGATCGTTATTGGAACAAAGGAGAGTATAGGGAAACACCAGAAACTGGACTGCAATGGGTGATGAGGTGCTTTTCTCGTCCAAGGTACTTCTATAAGATGTTTCGAATGAGCACCGATGTCTTCATGGCACTGCATGAGTTGCTAGTCTTGAACTATGGTTTGACCTCCACTAACAATGTTTCATCCATTGAGTCATTGGCGATGTTCTTGTGGATTGTCGGAGGACCGCAGTCATTTTCACAAGTGGAAAATCGCTTCACTCGTTCACTGTGGACAGTCCACACTAAGTTTCATGAGGTGCTGAAGTGTTTGCGCAAGTTAGGTAAAGACAATATTAAGCCAAAAGATGCTACTTTTTCTTCGGAacatgaaagaatcaaagaagatCGTTTCTGGCCATACTTCAAAGGCGCTATTGGAGCAATAGACGGTTCACATGTTCCAGTGGTTGTGCCAGCTGAGGATACGGTTAATCACACATGCCGTCATGGATATACATCTCAGAATTTGCTAGCTGTTTGCGACTTTAACATGAGGTTTATCTTTGCGGTTGCTGGTTGGCCCGGTTGTGCCCATGACACACGTATCCTCAATCATGCTTTggcaaattttgatgattttcCTGTGCCTCCTAAAGGTATACACATATCACACGTATTATGTATTTGCTTCCTAATGGTTGGACCAGCAGTACGTGAGGTACTTGTATTATTTATTTGCTTACATTGATTTTACTTTGTAGGGAAATATTATCTTGTGGACTCTGGATATCCAAACCGAACAGGGTATCTGGCCCCTTTCAAAGGAAGCACATACCATATTCCAGAATTTCGTAATCGTTCTGGACCACCCCAAGGGAAATATGAGGTGTTCAATTTCAATCATTCATCCCTTCGAAATGTCATTGAGCGGGCCTTTGGAGTATTGAAGGAGAAGTGGCGTATTTTGAAGGGCATACCAAGTTTCTCAACTCGTACTCAGAAGCACATCATTCTTGCTTGTTTGGCATTGCATAATTTTATTCGTGATAGCAATTTGCATGATAAGGAGTTCGAAAGATGCGATGCTGATGATGAATACTTGGTACAAGAGGATGACACGACACCGGAAGATGAGATTGAAGATGTGGAGAATGAGGATGCCATGAATATCATTCGTAGTAGAATAGCCGATGCTTTGTTTAGTGTGAGATAGTTATGTTGAGAGATGACATGATTTGATGAGCCCTTATCTTTTGTAAAATGCTAATATTATTATATTTGTATGGACCAAATCACTTTGAATACTAAAAAACTTAGAACAAATTTATTTTTCCTTACCAAAATAGTCATTTACATACAAATAAGTGAGTACAATATTTATTTACAAGCAATTTGAATATAAATAGTCCCTCAGGCCTTTAAGGGCATTACAGACATTTCTACACATCTTGCAGTTTCACAGCTGC
Above is a genomic segment from Miscanthus floridulus cultivar M001 chromosome 3, ASM1932011v1, whole genome shotgun sequence containing:
- the LOC136546342 gene encoding L10-interacting MYB domain-containing protein-like — encoded protein: MGDKADWGDFFLKHLIDVCKGEIEAGNRPQGLWTSTGWKNIVAKFEAKTGDKRTKIQLKNKLDNLKKEYVWFMELKNYATGLGWDAAKGTVDCPQDWWDEHLARCNNREKGLKCNHVRFRKQGPKYLDDLDLIFGKVHVTGATAACPGDISSDESDDCVAEVPKPPPKDDVKLADLKQKGKKKRKSSCTIAESKEEKSPFYRMYKNTCLKIESAADRISSASATSASPTNVVPTIGEAMKMVEECGVEEGTPLMHTATMLIMKPEFREVFSHLKTNKGRLDVLEREHEKEMRR
- the LOC136544162 gene encoding protein ALP1-like — protein: MDENLEGVAQGQKRLLLLAELSQHAAIIGQMGAQYTDRYWNKGEYRETPETGLQWVMRCFSRPRYFYKMFRMSTDVFMALHELLVLNYGLTSTNNVSSIESLAMFLWIVGGPQSFSQVENRFTRSLWTVHTKFHEVLKCLRKLGKDNIKPKDATFSSEHERIKEDRFWPYFKGAIGAIDGSHVPVVVPAEDTVNHTCRHGYTSQNLLAVCDFNMRFIFAVAGWPGKYYLVDSGYPNRTGYLAPFKGSTYHIPEFRNRSGPPQGKYEVFNFNHSSLRNVIERAFGVLKEKWRILKGIPSFSTRTQKHIILACLALHNFIRDSNLHDKEFERCDADDEYLVQEDDTTPEDEIEDVENEDAMNIIRSRIADALFSVR